From one Alicyclobacillus acidocaldarius subsp. acidocaldarius Tc-4-1 genomic stretch:
- the cas7g gene encoding type I-G CRISPR-associated RAMP protein Csb1/Cas7g, which produces MAISLDLLNTAPRLLVRAELKPVAGTRFQPTGFPDLGAAEYDHPRELYRMLLVESPQSMANRMEKVCWDDAANDWRAPLKGLPRVDVYDQNGAFLTNSVLEAHRLNSPYILEGKDTTVAQLLKRELGLRSDAQPVDVPKLARTVFKYDPNSVLHGLFLAKKDLAGGRLRLTRMLSAFIEAEDARVAPSGGVKNDRVDPKGDASQGFGNVPFHRDEYVARRIYAYFVFDLALLRSYGLGSLAETFLVLFGLYKIQHFLAEGLRLRTACDFDVEQVEVLRPSGFVLPQAEEIDRELPGLIERLRAEGALSADDLRVRYEVKK; this is translated from the coding sequence ATGGCCATCTCGCTCGATTTGCTGAACACCGCGCCCCGTCTGCTCGTGCGGGCGGAGCTCAAACCTGTCGCCGGAACTCGTTTCCAGCCCACCGGCTTCCCCGATCTCGGCGCGGCCGAGTATGATCACCCGCGCGAGCTGTACCGGATGCTGCTCGTCGAGTCGCCGCAGAGCATGGCGAACCGCATGGAGAAGGTGTGCTGGGACGACGCCGCCAACGACTGGCGCGCGCCGCTCAAGGGGCTGCCGCGGGTGGACGTGTACGACCAGAACGGCGCGTTCCTCACCAACTCCGTGCTCGAGGCACACCGGCTGAATTCGCCCTACATCCTTGAGGGCAAGGACACCACGGTGGCGCAGCTCCTGAAGCGTGAGCTCGGGCTGCGAAGCGACGCCCAGCCGGTCGACGTGCCCAAGCTAGCGCGGACAGTGTTCAAGTACGATCCGAACTCGGTCCTCCACGGACTGTTCCTCGCCAAGAAGGACCTCGCGGGTGGTCGCCTGCGGCTCACGCGCATGCTGTCCGCGTTTATCGAGGCCGAGGACGCGCGGGTCGCGCCGAGCGGCGGCGTGAAAAACGACCGCGTCGATCCGAAGGGAGACGCATCCCAGGGCTTCGGCAACGTGCCGTTCCACCGCGACGAGTACGTGGCGCGGCGGATCTACGCCTACTTCGTCTTCGATCTCGCCCTCCTGCGCTCGTACGGCCTAGGCTCGCTTGCGGAGACGTTCCTTGTCCTGTTCGGACTGTACAAGATCCAGCATTTCCTCGCCGAGGGCCTGCGCCTGCGCACGGCCTGCGACTTTGACGTCGAGCAGGTGGAGGTGCTCCGGCCGAGCGGGTTCGTACTGCCCCAGGCGGAGGAGATCGACCGCGAGCTGCCCGGCCTCATCGAGCGGCTGCGCGCCGAGGGCGCGTTGTCGGCGGACGACCTGCGCGTCCGCTACGAAGTCAAGAAGTGA
- the cas8g1 gene encoding type I-G CRISPR-associated protein Cas8g1/Csx17, whose product MKREIRLFGCRPVPIAGYLKAIAVMRLVAEQKDPDLRSYWQHDVFCLQTELSEADLVEFFLREYRPTPIMAPWNGGGGFIGGKNAEPVDWLRKSTGARFEPYRAALRVVDRLFADAPLSDKPKDEDKVELLARLRAELPDEAVEWLDAVAAITTDRLGLAPLYGTGGNDGNFEFTNNFMQRLSELFQPDGSPAPSTERLLRAALFEEPVNGLFNVSIGQFQPSQNGGPNAGPGFEAGRRVNPWDFIFAMEGGELFSAAASRRLGSQHVDFSYPFTVRATAGGQGAMSTADEGQRARAEMWLPLWKQPVSLEELEQFFQEGRAQVGWRPARTGLDFARACANLGIDRGIDSFQRYAFLVRFGKMYYAVPLSRFHVRRRPEADVLDDVDRWLSQVQGLPSMKEPPAAALSALRRVKDAIFDLCQHGGSHRVRELLVAVGQLDRTVSMRSDLRDRIEPLVLRSPSWIERAWPEESREQAEFAIALALATMENVDKVSHRQYFAPVKGGGASARQWADDMAAARVRLAFDSPDFVRGAILLAKRRLLDEERASQNHSEGEASGPLDKRGKLGFHSRERGFAARLEHLVPFWLGRTRDARILDYAWALSAYQGSAPNLASRLPARRTPDWVPYLYALLRIALTSDGELRNAFTRLAGRNLGQPPSIADDFVLPVPRDVFALLGTDRPSDAVRAREILERRFIASGLAIKHRGTDTFGLSPRRVLASAVVPIDRSSLASIAARLWPKDDPAATEAATEATTHS is encoded by the coding sequence GTGAAACGTGAAATTCGCCTATTCGGCTGTCGGCCCGTGCCCATCGCCGGGTACCTCAAGGCCATCGCGGTGATGCGACTCGTCGCGGAGCAGAAGGACCCTGACCTCCGCAGCTATTGGCAGCACGACGTCTTCTGCCTGCAGACTGAGCTTTCGGAGGCCGATCTCGTCGAATTCTTCCTGCGCGAATACCGGCCCACGCCCATCATGGCGCCGTGGAACGGGGGCGGAGGTTTTATTGGGGGCAAGAACGCGGAGCCCGTCGATTGGCTGAGGAAGTCGACCGGTGCGCGGTTTGAGCCGTACCGAGCGGCGCTGCGCGTGGTGGACCGCCTCTTTGCCGATGCGCCACTCTCCGATAAACCGAAGGACGAGGACAAGGTCGAGCTGCTCGCCAGGCTGAGGGCGGAGCTGCCGGACGAGGCCGTCGAATGGCTGGACGCCGTCGCGGCCATCACGACCGACAGGCTGGGCCTCGCCCCGCTTTACGGCACCGGCGGTAACGACGGCAACTTCGAATTTACCAACAACTTTATGCAGCGTCTGTCCGAGCTGTTTCAGCCGGACGGATCGCCCGCTCCGTCCACCGAGCGGCTGCTGCGCGCGGCGCTCTTCGAGGAACCGGTGAACGGCCTGTTTAACGTGTCCATCGGGCAGTTTCAACCCAGCCAAAACGGCGGCCCCAACGCCGGGCCGGGCTTCGAGGCCGGGCGCCGCGTCAATCCTTGGGACTTCATCTTCGCCATGGAGGGCGGGGAGCTGTTTTCCGCCGCGGCGTCGCGGAGGCTCGGCAGTCAGCACGTCGACTTCTCGTATCCGTTCACGGTCCGGGCCACCGCGGGCGGTCAAGGCGCCATGAGCACCGCGGACGAAGGACAGCGGGCCCGGGCGGAGATGTGGCTGCCGCTCTGGAAACAGCCCGTGTCGCTTGAGGAGCTGGAGCAATTCTTCCAGGAAGGGCGAGCGCAGGTCGGCTGGCGGCCCGCGCGCACGGGCCTCGATTTCGCCCGGGCGTGCGCGAACCTCGGGATCGATCGCGGGATCGATAGCTTCCAGCGCTACGCGTTCCTCGTGCGCTTCGGCAAGATGTACTACGCCGTGCCGCTCAGCCGGTTTCACGTCCGGCGCCGGCCCGAGGCGGACGTGCTGGACGATGTCGACCGCTGGCTCTCGCAGGTCCAAGGGCTGCCATCCATGAAGGAACCGCCCGCCGCCGCGCTGTCGGCGCTGCGCAGGGTCAAGGACGCCATCTTCGATCTGTGCCAGCACGGCGGCAGCCACCGGGTGCGCGAGCTGCTCGTGGCCGTGGGTCAGTTGGATCGAACGGTGTCGATGAGATCGGATCTCCGGGATCGGATCGAGCCGCTCGTCCTGCGATCCCCGTCGTGGATTGAGCGCGCATGGCCTGAGGAGAGCAGGGAACAGGCGGAGTTCGCCATCGCGCTCGCCCTCGCCACAATGGAGAACGTCGACAAGGTGAGCCACCGCCAGTATTTCGCGCCGGTGAAGGGCGGAGGGGCGAGCGCGCGGCAGTGGGCGGACGACATGGCGGCCGCGCGCGTCCGCCTCGCTTTCGATAGCCCAGACTTCGTCCGCGGCGCCATTCTGCTCGCGAAACGCCGCTTGCTGGACGAGGAGCGCGCGAGCCAAAACCACTCCGAAGGAGAGGCGTCAGGACCTTTGGATAAGCGGGGCAAACTCGGCTTTCACAGCCGTGAAAGGGGCTTTGCGGCGCGGCTCGAGCACCTCGTGCCGTTCTGGCTCGGCCGGACGCGCGACGCGCGCATCCTCGACTACGCGTGGGCGCTCTCGGCCTACCAGGGCAGCGCGCCGAATCTCGCATCCCGCCTGCCCGCGCGCAGGACGCCCGACTGGGTGCCGTATCTGTACGCGCTTCTTCGCATCGCGCTCACGTCCGACGGCGAGCTCCGGAATGCGTTCACTCGCCTCGCGGGCCGCAACCTGGGCCAGCCGCCGTCCATCGCCGACGACTTTGTGCTCCCCGTGCCGCGCGATGTGTTTGCGCTGCTCGGGACGGATCGCCCGTCGGACGCCGTCCGGGCGCGGGAGATCCTCGAGCGCCGGTTCATCGCGAGCGGCCTCGCCATCAAGCACCGTGGCACCGACACCTTCGGCCTGTCCCCGCGCCGGGTGCTCGCCTCGGCGGTCGTGCCGATTGACCGTTCGTCTCTCGCCTCCATCGCGGCCCGCCTGTGGCCGAAGGACGATCCCGCCGCGACCGAAGCGGCGACCGAAGCCACCACGCACTCGTGA